In a single window of the Anguilla rostrata isolate EN2019 chromosome 4, ASM1855537v3, whole genome shotgun sequence genome:
- the kif9 gene encoding kinesin-like protein KIF9 — MNTHGSEVKVFARTRPTANFAQDLIEYLPDGQTVNVRLKKDSRKGIVNNQLNSWSFRLDRVLHDVSQEEVYSSVARSVVLGALDGYNGTVMCFGQTGAGKTYTMTGATESYKERGIIPRAIQEVFREVERRSDHIITVRLSFLEIYNETLLDLLSSVKDTPTGAPAVMSIVDEGGGGVTVKGLSMHLVHNEEEALNLLFEGEMNRIIGAHTLNRNSSRSHCIFTVHIESHSRTLSDAKYVTSKLNLVDLAGSERLGKTGSEGQILIETMYINKSLSFLEQAILALADRRRDHVPFRQSKLTHALKDSLGGNCNTVLVANVYGEVAQIEETLSTLRFASRMKCVRTEPAVNEHVDPVIQIKKLQKEIQLLKQELSIRDTLANRTGMSYGALTETQVAEIQSQVLRYFDGTLDEINIVSIRQVKEVFVQFKLALQQREQKIKADMIQNFALAEKTQSTQSAANAKGPNGMVGEIDGPSFGVGMAPPLEKNSRLQSPHRSKTKKGKDINRKEGAGSPAQVKEEPAVSSTSRINPLLVSQKDIDGQEPEMLSQDSQGPPAGDRENFRADSPPPKAAAFEDFKAERGSEINRILKENKAVLVERRRRLRELTDGVNAAKREIDRTGAELQQRREQSQRHGRFVSADGEPVLEEAELALLLRLQELKGQYRQQYKELRGTKAEVSYCEHLVDQCRTRLLSEFESWYNESFLIPEETQAILRSGDPAIQPGHIPMAKALALEEDDQEHFEHLRSELLKSPGAISYFNAHDRTLQRRNYTRTSTQKLQQKRSSEDNGRTKLPAILSVT, encoded by the exons ATGAACACCCATGGCAGTGAGGTGAAGGTGTTTGCTCGCACTCGACCGACAGCTAACTTTGCCCAAGACCTAATTGAATACCTTCCAGATGGCCAG ACAGTGAATGTTCGTCTGAAGAAGGATTCCAGGAAGGGGATTGTGAATAACCAACTGAACTCTTGGTCATTCCGGCTGGACAGAGTCCTGCATGACGTGTCCCAGGAGGAGGTGTACAGCAGTGTGGCCCGGAGCGTAGTGCTGGGGGCTCTGGATGGGTACAATG GTACAGTGATGTGTTTTGGGCAGACTGGGGCAGGGAAGACCTACACCATGACAGGTGCTACGGAGAGCTACAAGGAGAGAGGGATCATTCCCCGTGCTATACAGGAG GTGTTTCGGGAAGTGGAGCGGCGGTCCGACCACATCATAACAGTTCGATTGtccttcctggagatctacaatgAGACGTTGCTGGACCTGCTGTCCTCAGTGAAGGACACTCCGACAGGGGCGCCCGCGGTCATGTCTATCGTGGATGAGGGGGGTGGCGGCGTCACCGTGAAGGGCCTGTCGATGCACCTGGTCCACAACGAAGAGGAGGCCCTCAATTTGCTCTTCGAG GGAGAGATGAACCGGATCATCGGAGCTCACACCTTGAATAGAAATTCCTCCAGATCTCATTGCATCTTCACTGTCCATATTGAG TCTCACTCAAGGACTCTGTCAGATGCCAAGTATGTCACCTCCAAGCTGAACCTGGTGGACCTGGCTGGATCAGAAAGACTTGGAAAAACTGGG TCTGAGGGCCAGATTCTCATAGAGACCATGTACATCAACAAGTCCCTGTCGTTCCTGGAGCAAGCCATTCTGGCTCTGGCAGACCGGCGACGGGACCACGTGCCCTTCAGACAGAGCAAGCTGACCCATGCCCTCAAAGATTCACTGG GTGGAAACTGCAACACAGTGCTGGTGGCTAATGTTTATGGAGAGGTCGCTCAGATAGAGGAGACG CTATCCACTCTCCGCTTCGCCAGCAGGATGAAGTGTGTGCGAACAGAGCCGGCTGTCAACGAGCACGTCGACCCCGTG ATCCAGATTAAGAAGCTGCAGAAGGAGATACAGTTACTGAAGCAGGAGCTATCCATCCGGGATACACTG gccaACCGGACTGGGATGTCCTATGGTGCACTTACAGAGACCCAGGTAGCAGAGATTCAGAGCCAAGTCCTGAGATACTTCGATGGAACTCTGGATGAGATCAAT ATAGTGAGCATCAGACAGGTCAAGGAGGTTTTTGTCCAGTTCAAGCTCGCTCTGCA GCAGCGGGAGCAGAAAATCAAGGCTGACATGATTCAGAACTTCGCCCTGGCTGAgaaaacacagagcacacagtcaGCTGCTAATGCAAAG GGGCCCAACGGAATGGTGGGGGAAATTGATGGACCTAGTTTTGGAGTGGGCATGGCCCCTCCATTGGAGAAGAACAGTAGACTCCAATCCCCCCACAGGTCCAAAACCAAAAAGGGAAAAGACATCAACCG CAAGGAGGGAGCAGGGAGCCCTGCCCAGGTGAAGGAGGAGCCAGCGGTCTCGTCCACATCCCGGATAAACCCCCTGCTGGTGTCACAGAAGGACATAGACGGCCAGGAGCCAGAAATGCTGAGCCAGGACTCCCAAGGGCCACCGGCGGGGGACAGAGAGAACTTCAGGGCTGA TTCCCCACCCCCAAAAGCTGCAGCCTTCGAGGACTTCAAGGCGGAGCGCGGGAGCGAGATAAACCGCATCCTGAAGGAGAACAAGGCGGTGCTGGtggagcggcggcggcgtctgCGGGAGCTGACGGACGGGGTGAACGCGGCCAAGCGGGAGATCGACCGCACCGGCGCCGAGCTGCAGCAGCGACGGGAACAGAGCCAGCGCCACG GGCGATTTGTGAGTGCAGACGGGGAGCCGGTGCTGGAGGAGGCAGAGCTAGCCTTGCTCCTGAggctgcaggagctgaagggaCAGTACCGTCAGCAGTATAAGGAGCTGCGCGGCACCAAGGCTGAGGTCAGCTACTGCGAACACCTGGTGGACCAGTGCAGGACCCGTCTACTCAGCG AGTTTGAGAGCTGGTATAATGAGTCCTTCCTGATTCCTGAGGAGACGCAGGCTATCCTGAGATCAGGGGATCCCGCCATCCAGCCAGGACACATCCCAATGGCCAAGGCCTTGGCTCTG GAGGAAGATGATCAGGAGCACTTTGAGCATCTCCGGTCCGAGTTGTTGAAGAGCCCTGGTGCTATCTCCTACTTCAATGCCCATGACAGGACTTTGCAAAGG AGAAACTACACCAGGACCTCAACCCAGAAACTGCAGCAGAAGAGGAGCTCAGAGGACAATGGGAGGACCAAGCTGCCTGCCATCCTCTCAGTGACCTGA